One genomic region from Pseudoduganella lutea encodes:
- a CDS encoding DUF1853 family protein, with amino-acid sequence MPPAADDGNGLSSQARFEHRWHHLTRPHVRALAWLLEAPDLLDAQAPYWHGRLASLGPVSPDVDAWLAALEADPAPLDAALGGRFYTRLGLYAEKLMAFYFAQHGHLVAHGLQVRATHKVGKETVGEFDFLLDEPDGGLRHIEFATKFYLLDSTVRSDDFDLLVGPNLGDTLGRKMRKIFEQQLELAFHPAAQAVLPRPVTSAQALVKGWLFYPSADLSTDPPVIPGITPDHCRGWWHTLSAFAGGAGHPGGRFVVMPRLQWLAPLKVPAREVSEGVSSPLSRGELAAALAQKFEGDASPVMIASVREVDGWLLEEARAFVVRDDWPARAAVRRETGQKPPA; translated from the coding sequence ATGCCGCCCGCCGCTGACGACGGGAACGGGCTTTCCAGCCAGGCGCGCTTCGAGCACCGCTGGCATCACCTGACGCGCCCGCATGTGCGCGCGCTGGCGTGGCTGCTCGAGGCCCCGGACCTGCTCGACGCGCAAGCGCCGTACTGGCACGGCCGCCTCGCATCGCTCGGCCCGGTCTCGCCGGACGTCGACGCGTGGCTGGCGGCACTCGAGGCCGACCCGGCCCCGCTCGATGCCGCGCTGGGCGGGCGCTTCTACACCCGCCTGGGCCTGTACGCGGAAAAGCTGATGGCCTTTTATTTCGCGCAGCATGGGCACCTGGTGGCGCATGGCCTGCAAGTGCGTGCCACGCACAAGGTAGGCAAGGAAACGGTGGGCGAATTCGACTTCCTGCTCGACGAGCCGGATGGCGGCCTGCGCCATATCGAATTCGCCACCAAGTTCTACCTTCTCGACAGCACTGTCCGGTCGGACGACTTCGACCTGCTCGTGGGGCCCAACCTGGGCGACACGCTGGGCCGCAAGATGCGCAAGATCTTCGAGCAGCAGCTCGAGCTGGCTTTCCACCCGGCCGCGCAGGCGGTGCTGCCGCGGCCCGTGACGTCGGCCCAGGCGCTCGTCAAGGGCTGGCTGTTCTATCCATCGGCCGATTTGTCCACCGATCCACCGGTCATCCCCGGCATCACGCCGGATCATTGCCGCGGGTGGTGGCACACACTGTCCGCCTTCGCCGGCGGGGCCGGGCACCCGGGCGGGCGTTTCGTGGTGATGCCGCGCCTGCAGTGGCTGGCGCCATTGAAGGTGCCGGCACGGGAAGTGTCGGAGGGCGTTTCGTCGCCGCTTTCCCGTGGCGAACTGGCCGCCGCCCTTGCGCAGAAATTCGAGGGCGATGCTTCGCCAGTGATGATCGCGTCGGTACGCGAAGTGGACGGCTGGCTGCTGGAAGAGGCGCGGGCTTTCGTCGTGCGCGACGACTGGCCCGCGCGCGCGGCGGTCAGGCGTGAGACGGGGCAGAAGCCGCCCGCATGA
- the alr gene encoding alanine racemase, which translates to MPRPIVATIHVAAMQHNLARARACAPGAKAWAVVKANAYGHGLQRALRGFAEADGLALIEFDNAVRLRAMGWTKPILLLEGWFDAADLHAMAEHGLEGAAHCIEQIALLERTPLARPVDVHLKMNTGMNRLGFKPAQFGAAYARLRAIPHVGRITLMTHFANADEAAHECLPIREQIRRFNEGAAGIEAPRSLANSAGVLRMPALRDELVSDWIRPGIMLYGGTPGGASADGYGLRPAMTLESELIGIQDIEAGDFVGYGSRFEADRAMRIGTVACGYADGYPRHAPTGTPVMVDGVRTRTVGRVSMDMMAVDLTGIDTARVGSRVVLWGEGLPIDDVATSAGTIGYELMCAVAQRVQVVEN; encoded by the coding sequence ATGCCAAGGCCGATCGTTGCCACCATCCACGTCGCTGCGATGCAGCATAACCTGGCCCGTGCACGTGCCTGCGCGCCTGGCGCGAAAGCCTGGGCAGTGGTCAAGGCCAACGCCTATGGCCATGGCCTGCAGCGCGCGCTGCGCGGCTTCGCCGAGGCCGATGGCCTGGCGCTGATCGAGTTCGACAACGCGGTGCGGCTGCGCGCCATGGGCTGGACCAAGCCGATCCTGCTGCTGGAAGGCTGGTTCGACGCGGCCGACCTGCATGCGATGGCGGAGCACGGCCTGGAAGGCGCCGCGCATTGTATCGAGCAGATCGCGCTGCTGGAACGCACGCCGCTGGCACGGCCCGTCGATGTGCACCTGAAAATGAACACCGGCATGAACCGGCTGGGTTTCAAGCCAGCCCAGTTCGGCGCCGCGTATGCGCGCCTGCGCGCCATCCCCCACGTGGGGCGGATCACGCTGATGACGCACTTCGCCAATGCGGACGAAGCGGCGCACGAGTGCCTGCCGATCCGCGAGCAGATCCGCCGTTTCAACGAAGGCGCTGCAGGCATCGAAGCGCCGCGGAGCCTGGCCAATTCGGCCGGTGTGCTGCGCATGCCGGCGTTGCGGGACGAACTGGTCAGCGACTGGATCCGCCCGGGCATCATGCTGTATGGCGGCACGCCGGGCGGCGCCAGCGCGGATGGCTACGGCCTGCGCCCGGCCATGACGCTGGAAAGTGAACTGATCGGGATACAGGACATCGAGGCGGGCGACTTCGTCGGCTATGGCAGCCGCTTCGAGGCCGACCGCGCGATGCGCATCGGTACCGTGGCCTGCGGCTATGCCGATGGCTACCCGCGCCACGCCCCCACCGGTACGCCGGTGATGGTCGATGGCGTGCGCACCCGTACCGTGGGCCGCGTGTCGATGGACATGATGGCCGTGGACCTGACCGGCATCGACACGGCGCGCGTGGGCAGCCGCGTGGTGCTGTGGGGGGAAGGCTTGCCGATCGACGACGTCGCCACGTCCGCCGGCACGATCGGCTATGAACTGATGTGCGCGGTGGCGCAGCGCGTGCAGGTAGTGGAAAACTGA
- a CDS encoding LysR family transcriptional regulator has translation MAAGNALQLGSIEQFCRAAETGSFTGAAEMLGLTPAAVSRSISRLEQRLGVRLFLRTTRAVKLTAEGELYWKECQLALEQIVEAERAITGAQTVPSGPLRISVSAAYGTFRLLPLMPRFTELYPQIDIEISISDKIIDFVEEGFDLAIRLGIQQDSRLVAFKLEDAMLGVFGTPTYLAKKGVPRSIDDLNEHDCIQYISPNTGRPLQWLFTDDQGTAIEKPIASRMRVLNDALGAVAWVNAGGGLYQTYRFAVGDALRRGDLVEVLEKYGGRSRPFSILYPQNRHLSARVRAFVDFLRSAVKT, from the coding sequence ATGGCCGCGGGCAACGCACTTCAGCTGGGCAGCATTGAACAGTTTTGTAGAGCAGCGGAGACTGGCAGCTTTACCGGTGCAGCCGAGATGCTTGGTTTGACACCGGCCGCGGTCAGCCGGTCGATCAGCCGGCTCGAGCAGCGCCTCGGTGTACGCCTTTTTTTAAGGACTACCCGCGCCGTCAAGCTGACAGCTGAAGGCGAGCTCTATTGGAAGGAATGTCAGCTCGCACTTGAGCAGATTGTCGAGGCCGAGCGTGCGATTACAGGTGCCCAAACCGTCCCGAGTGGGCCGCTACGCATCAGCGTCAGTGCTGCTTATGGAACGTTTCGGTTGCTGCCTTTGATGCCCAGGTTTACGGAGCTCTATCCGCAGATCGACATCGAGATCAGCATTTCGGACAAGATCATCGACTTTGTCGAAGAAGGCTTCGACCTGGCAATCAGGCTCGGTATTCAACAGGATTCACGTCTTGTCGCGTTCAAACTTGAAGACGCCATGCTGGGGGTCTTTGGTACCCCGACATACCTTGCAAAGAAAGGCGTACCACGCAGTATCGATGATCTCAATGAACACGATTGTATCCAGTACATATCGCCGAATACCGGGCGGCCACTGCAGTGGCTGTTCACCGATGATCAAGGTACTGCAATCGAGAAGCCGATAGCCAGCAGGATGCGTGTGCTTAACGATGCGTTAGGAGCTGTCGCTTGGGTAAACGCGGGCGGAGGTCTTTATCAGACATATCGCTTTGCAGTAGGCGACGCCCTGCGGCGTGGTGACCTTGTGGAAGTCCTTGAAAAGTACGGCGGCCGCTCCCGCCCGTTTTCGATCCTCTATCCCCAGAACCGCCACCTGTCGGCCAGAGTGCGTGCATTTGTCGATTTCTTGCGCTCGGCAGTGAAAACGTAA
- a CDS encoding uracil-DNA glycosylase: protein MTERAMSLSQRSSAFLREMGVGPRWLLRDRVHAVTDAGSAMAFEQEAPVIEAEATVPVPARPAPVSMPPAVPAGPPPAPVVSPAPAPVVSPAPAAAGDDMAWFDDAPAPPPKAPTLKQPAPPRAKADAPQAGEDTSWFDAVPAAPVQRGGGRTAATDEDIAAMDWPELQAAVRSCTRCRLCETRRVAVPGNGDENARWLVLGTAPTRADEDAEQPFSGKPGQLLHNMLRAVDLPMGHGAYLTTLVKCRPVADDGAERRPAADELAACRPYLQRELALTGAGMALTLGGVTAKGLLGMAERGKVLRFEHPGGELPVVATFHPADLLKKPEDKGRAWSDLCLARSAHAARR, encoded by the coding sequence ATGACGGAGCGTGCCATGAGCCTGTCGCAGCGCAGCAGCGCCTTCCTGCGGGAGATGGGCGTCGGGCCGCGCTGGCTGTTGCGCGACCGCGTGCATGCCGTGACTGACGCCGGGTCCGCGATGGCCTTCGAGCAGGAGGCGCCTGTCATCGAAGCGGAAGCTACCGTGCCGGTGCCGGCACGGCCTGCGCCGGTTTCAATGCCCCCGGCCGTGCCGGCCGGGCCGCCGCCGGCCCCCGTCGTTTCCCCGGCGCCGGCCCCCGTCGTTTCCCCGGCGCCGGCCGCAGCCGGCGACGATATGGCCTGGTTCGATGACGCGCCGGCCCCGCCGCCGAAGGCGCCCACGCTGAAGCAGCCGGCGCCCCCGCGTGCAAAAGCCGATGCGCCGCAAGCGGGTGAAGACACATCCTGGTTCGATGCCGTGCCGGCCGCGCCTGTCCAGCGTGGGGGCGGGCGCACCGCTGCCACCGACGAGGACATCGCGGCAATGGACTGGCCCGAACTGCAGGCCGCCGTGCGCAGCTGCACCCGCTGCCGGCTCTGCGAAACGCGCCGCGTGGCGGTGCCTGGCAACGGCGACGAAAATGCGCGCTGGCTTGTGCTGGGCACTGCGCCCACGCGGGCCGACGAGGATGCGGAACAGCCCTTCTCGGGCAAGCCGGGCCAGCTGCTGCACAACATGCTGCGGGCGGTCGACCTGCCCATGGGACATGGCGCGTATTTGACCACGCTGGTCAAGTGCCGCCCGGTCGCGGACGACGGTGCCGAGCGGCGCCCCGCCGCCGATGAACTGGCGGCGTGCCGCCCGTACCTGCAGCGCGAGCTGGCGCTGACGGGGGCCGGCATGGCGCTGACCCTCGGCGGCGTCACGGCGAAGGGCCTGCTCGGCATGGCCGAGCGCGGCAAGGTGCTGCGCTTCGAGCACCCGGGCGGCGAGCTGCCCGTCGTTGCCACGTTCCACCCGGCCGACCTGCTGAAGAAGCCGGAAGACAAGGGCAGGGCATGGTCCGACCTGTGCCTGGCGCGTTCCGCCCATGCCGCCCGCCGCTGA
- a CDS encoding IS1595 family transposase, whose amino-acid sequence MGAAEFDVVFKALAQRQLSDDEVALLQGFLANVVQPGQCLRLIEESAGKRPCPRCGGTRCHRSGHANGLQRYRCVACRRSFNALTSTPLARLRLRDKWLPYFQCLIESCTVRKAAERVAVAKSTSFRWRHRFIAAVRRERRPQLSGIVEADETYHLESQKGSRHLDRRPRKRGGTASKRGISKEFDCILVARDRTRQTCEFVTGRGPVSASQLSEHLKPVLAPDILLISDAARAYVTFARQAGITHEAVNVKAGMRTRGAIHIQGVNAWHSRFKAWLRRFNGVASRYLANYTGWLRVLDTAAWPAPAQWLRVAVASA is encoded by the coding sequence ATGGGCGCAGCGGAGTTCGACGTGGTGTTCAAGGCGCTGGCGCAGCGCCAGCTTTCCGACGATGAGGTCGCTCTTCTGCAAGGCTTCCTTGCAAACGTCGTGCAACCCGGCCAGTGCCTGCGCCTGATCGAGGAGTCTGCCGGCAAGCGGCCTTGTCCCAGATGCGGCGGCACGCGATGCCACCGCAGCGGCCACGCGAACGGCCTGCAACGCTATCGCTGCGTGGCCTGCCGGCGCAGCTTCAACGCGCTGACCAGCACGCCGCTGGCCCGCCTGCGGCTGCGCGACAAATGGTTGCCGTACTTCCAATGCCTGATCGAGTCGTGCACGGTGCGCAAGGCCGCCGAGCGCGTAGCCGTGGCGAAATCCACCAGCTTCCGGTGGCGCCACCGTTTTATCGCCGCCGTGCGCCGGGAACGCCGGCCGCAACTCTCGGGCATCGTCGAAGCCGACGAAACGTATCACCTCGAATCGCAAAAAGGCTCACGGCACCTGGACCGCCGGCCCCGCAAGCGCGGCGGCACGGCGTCGAAGCGCGGGATCAGCAAGGAATTCGATTGCATTCTCGTGGCACGTGACCGCACGCGCCAAACCTGCGAGTTCGTGACCGGCCGCGGCCCGGTCAGCGCCAGCCAACTGTCCGAACACCTGAAGCCTGTACTGGCACCGGACATCCTGTTGATCAGCGATGCCGCCAGGGCGTATGTCACGTTCGCCCGACAGGCGGGCATTACACATGAGGCGGTGAACGTCAAGGCAGGCATGCGAACGCGCGGCGCCATCCACATCCAGGGCGTGAATGCCTGGCACAGCCGCTTCAAGGCCTGGCTGCGCCGTTTCAACGGTGTGGCCAGCCGCTATCTGGCCAATTACACGGGCTGGCTGCGCGTGCTCGATACCGCGGCGTGGCCGGCACCGGCGCAGTGGCTGCGTGTTGCGGTAGCGTCCGCCTAA
- the rimI gene encoding ribosomal protein S18-alanine N-acetyltransferase, translated as MTLNPAWDLARLVYEPMRQADLDEVVAVEYSVYPHPWTRTNFADSLKHGYHAWVLRDPLRELLGYFLVMAVVDEAHLLNVAVAARWQGKGLGRFLLNQSVACARGLGMESMLLEVRPSNERALGIYRRYGFTEIGRRKGYYPAADGKREDAIVMRIAL; from the coding sequence ATGACGCTCAATCCCGCATGGGACCTGGCGCGGCTGGTCTATGAACCGATGCGGCAGGCCGACCTGGACGAGGTGGTGGCGGTCGAATACAGCGTGTATCCGCACCCGTGGACACGCACGAATTTTGCCGACTCGCTCAAGCACGGCTACCACGCCTGGGTGCTGCGCGACCCGTTGCGCGAACTGCTCGGCTATTTTCTCGTGATGGCCGTCGTCGACGAGGCGCACCTGCTGAACGTGGCCGTTGCCGCGCGCTGGCAGGGCAAGGGCCTGGGCCGTTTCCTGCTGAACCAGTCCGTGGCGTGCGCGCGCGGACTCGGCATGGAATCGATGCTGCTGGAAGTGCGTCCGTCGAATGAGCGCGCGCTCGGCATCTACCGGCGCTACGGCTTCACGGAGATCGGCCGCCGCAAGGGCTATTACCCGGCGGCCGACGGCAAGCGCGAGGATGCCATCGTGATGCGGATCGCGTTATGA
- the radA gene encoding DNA repair protein RadA, producing MAKAKTQYVCSECGGTSSKWTGQCPACRQWNTMVESVIETAGVNRMSQSHQALAQTAPVLSLSEIEALDVPRFGTGIEEFDRVLGGGLVSGGVVLIGGDPGIGKSTLLLQALANLSHLKSVLYVSGEESGAQIALRAKRLAIDAKDFKLQAEIQLEKILQTLGDLKPEVAVIDSIQTVYSDALTSAPGSVAQVRECAAQLTRVAKQTGVTIILVGHVTKEGALAGPRVLEHIVDSVLYFEGDTHSSFRLVRAIKNRFGAVNELGVFAMTEKGLKGVSNPSALFLSQHDNQVPGSCVMVTQEGTRPLLVEIQALVDASHLPNARRLSVGLEQNRLAMLLAVLHRHAGIAAFDQDVFINAVGGVKITEPAADLAVLLAINSSMRNKPLPRGFVVFGEVGLAGEIRPAPRGQERLREAAKLGFSIAMIPKANAPKQPIEGMTIIGVDRIDDAFNRLRELQ from the coding sequence ATGGCCAAGGCTAAGACCCAATACGTGTGCAGCGAATGCGGCGGCACGAGCAGCAAGTGGACCGGCCAGTGCCCGGCATGCCGGCAATGGAACACGATGGTGGAATCGGTGATCGAGACGGCCGGCGTGAACCGCATGTCGCAGTCGCACCAGGCGCTGGCGCAGACGGCGCCGGTGCTGTCGCTCTCCGAGATCGAGGCGCTCGACGTGCCGCGCTTCGGCACGGGCATCGAGGAATTCGACCGCGTGCTCGGCGGCGGCCTGGTGTCCGGCGGCGTGGTGCTGATCGGCGGCGATCCCGGTATCGGCAAGTCGACGCTGCTGCTTCAGGCGCTGGCCAACCTCTCGCACCTCAAGAGCGTGCTGTACGTGTCGGGCGAGGAGTCCGGTGCGCAGATCGCGCTGCGCGCCAAGCGGCTGGCCATCGACGCGAAGGACTTCAAGCTGCAGGCCGAGATCCAGCTGGAAAAAATCCTGCAGACGCTGGGCGACCTGAAGCCGGAAGTCGCCGTCATCGACTCGATCCAGACGGTGTACTCCGATGCGCTCACGTCCGCGCCCGGTTCGGTGGCGCAGGTGCGCGAATGCGCGGCGCAACTGACGCGCGTGGCCAAGCAGACCGGCGTGACGATCATCCTCGTCGGCCACGTCACGAAGGAGGGCGCGCTGGCCGGGCCGCGCGTGCTCGAGCACATCGTCGATTCGGTGCTGTACTTCGAGGGCGATACCCATTCGAGCTTCCGGCTGGTGCGGGCCATCAAGAACCGCTTCGGCGCCGTCAATGAACTGGGCGTGTTCGCCATGACGGAGAAGGGCCTGAAAGGCGTGTCGAATCCTTCCGCGCTGTTCCTCTCGCAGCATGACAACCAGGTGCCCGGGTCCTGCGTGATGGTCACGCAGGAAGGCACGCGCCCGCTGCTGGTGGAGATCCAGGCGCTGGTCGACGCCAGCCACCTGCCGAACGCGCGTCGCCTGTCCGTGGGCCTGGAACAGAACCGGCTGGCGATGCTGCTGGCGGTGCTGCACCGGCATGCGGGGATCGCAGCGTTCGACCAGGACGTGTTCATCAACGCCGTCGGCGGCGTGAAGATCACGGAACCGGCAGCGGACCTGGCCGTGCTGCTGGCGATTAATTCCTCGATGCGCAACAAGCCGCTGCCGCGCGGCTTCGTGGTGTTCGGCGAGGTGGGCCTGGCTGGCGAGATCCGCCCCGCGCCGCGCGGCCAGGAGCGCCTGCGCGAGGCGGCCAAGCTGGGTTTCTCGATCGCGATGATCCCGAAGGCGAATGCGCCGAAGCAGCCGATCGAAGGCATGACGATCATCGGCGTGGACCGGATCGACGATGCGTTCAACCGGCTGCGCGAGCTGCAGTAA
- a CDS encoding PilZ domain-containing protein, with translation MSVDQRQGVRKILRVRAMMVIDGAAPVPARTFDLGLAGVSVTSGTKVEPGQVGQVVFEMLVDGKPQIITCRTKVSHCIFSGDEFKVGFVFLPLNAEAMAAITKFMR, from the coding sequence GTGTCAGTCGATCAGAGGCAGGGCGTGCGCAAGATCCTGCGTGTCAGGGCAATGATGGTCATCGATGGCGCCGCGCCGGTTCCCGCGCGCACCTTCGACCTGGGGCTGGCCGGAGTGTCCGTCACGTCGGGCACGAAGGTCGAACCGGGGCAGGTCGGGCAAGTGGTGTTCGAGATGCTGGTCGATGGCAAGCCGCAGATCATCACATGCCGCACAAAGGTCAGTCATTGCATCTTTTCCGGTGACGAATTCAAGGTCGGCTTCGTGTTCCTGCCGCTGAACGCGGAGGCCATGGCCGCCATCACGAAGTTCATGCGCTGA
- the lplT gene encoding lysophospholipid transporter LplT, producing the protein MNRGFYTIMAAQFFSSLADNALLFVAIDLLITMKSPAWITPLLKFLFVLFYVLLAAFVGAFADALPKGRVMFYANLVKIFGCALLFYEVHPLAAYAIVGIGAAIYSPAKYGILTELLPPEKLVAANGWIEGLTISSIILGTVMGGALVSDRAESIMLGWDIGIGNAAYGALMIVGVLYIVAAGFNLRIPLTGCVYPHQERNPIRLIEDFANCCMVLWRDKLGQISLAVTTLFWGTGATLQFIVLEWAKQAMGMSYEKATTMVGLVGLGVTVGAIMSARMITLRKSLSVIPLGIAMGFMVMTMAFIHTPLIAYPMLIVIGALAGFFVVPMNALLQHRGHVLMSAGHSIAVQNFNENLSILVMLAMYSLMLRMDLALNTIIILFGLFLSGTMIAIKRLHVANQREHDSLALIGEHKH; encoded by the coding sequence ATGAATCGTGGTTTCTATACCATCATGGCGGCGCAGTTCTTTTCGTCGCTGGCGGACAATGCGTTGCTGTTCGTCGCGATCGACCTGCTGATCACGATGAAGTCGCCGGCATGGATCACGCCGCTGCTGAAATTCCTCTTCGTGCTGTTTTATGTGCTGCTGGCCGCATTCGTGGGAGCCTTCGCCGATGCGCTGCCGAAGGGCCGCGTCATGTTCTACGCGAATCTCGTCAAGATCTTCGGCTGCGCCCTGCTGTTCTATGAAGTGCATCCGCTCGCGGCCTATGCGATCGTGGGCATCGGCGCCGCCATCTATTCGCCCGCCAAATACGGCATCCTGACCGAACTGCTGCCGCCGGAAAAGCTGGTGGCCGCGAACGGCTGGATCGAAGGCCTGACGATTTCCTCGATCATCCTCGGCACCGTGATGGGCGGCGCGCTCGTCAGCGACCGTGCCGAGTCCATCATGCTGGGCTGGGACATCGGCATCGGCAACGCCGCCTACGGCGCGCTGATGATCGTGGGCGTGCTGTACATCGTCGCCGCGGGGTTCAACCTGCGTATTCCGCTGACCGGCTGCGTCTATCCGCACCAGGAACGCAACCCGATCCGCCTGATCGAGGATTTCGCCAATTGCTGCATGGTCCTGTGGCGCGACAAGCTGGGCCAGATCTCGCTGGCCGTCACGACACTGTTCTGGGGCACCGGCGCCACCTTGCAGTTCATCGTGCTGGAATGGGCCAAGCAGGCGATGGGCATGAGCTACGAGAAGGCCACCACGATGGTGGGTCTCGTGGGCCTGGGCGTGACGGTGGGCGCCATCATGTCGGCCAGGATGATCACGCTGCGCAAGTCGCTTTCCGTGATCCCGCTCGGCATCGCGATGGGCTTCATGGTGATGACGATGGCGTTCATCCACACGCCGCTGATCGCCTACCCGATGCTGATCGTGATCGGCGCGCTGGCCGGCTTCTTCGTGGTGCCGATGAATGCGCTGCTGCAGCATCGCGGCCACGTGCTCATGAGCGCAGGCCATTCGATCGCCGTGCAGAACTTCAACGAAAACCTGTCGATCCTGGTCATGCTCGCCATGTACTCGCTGATGCTGCGCATGGACCTGGCGCTGAACACCATCATCATCCTGTTCGGCCTGTTCCTGTCGGGAACGATGATCGCCATCAAGCGGCTGCACGTGGCCAACCAGCGCGAACACGACTCGCTTGCGCTGATCGGCGAGCACAAGCATTAA
- a CDS encoding SDR family NAD(P)-dependent oxidoreductase: MNRFKDKTVLVTGAASGIGLSATRRFLDEGARVVMLDIDEARLREVAAAMPQDRILVQAGDTADRQTAVLAVKAAVERFGRLNILVNNAGVATEGDILQTSEEDFSRVMAVNVAGYFHMAKAALPELVKTRGSIVMTSSVSGLGGDWELFAYNTSKGAVSNMVRAMAMDAAKDGVRVNAVNPSFTKTGMTEDMVNDPELVAEFRKRMPLGAPEDPDGVAAAIAFLASDDARLITGVNLPVDAGLMASNGQPHQ, encoded by the coding sequence ATGAACCGTTTCAAGGACAAAACCGTACTAGTCACCGGCGCCGCTTCCGGCATCGGCCTGTCGGCCACCCGCCGGTTCCTCGATGAAGGTGCCCGTGTCGTGATGCTCGATATCGACGAAGCCAGGCTTCGCGAAGTCGCTGCCGCCATGCCGCAGGACCGCATTCTCGTACAGGCCGGCGATACCGCCGACAGGCAGACCGCGGTGCTCGCCGTGAAGGCTGCCGTCGAACGCTTCGGCAGGCTCAATATCCTGGTCAACAACGCCGGCGTGGCGACCGAGGGCGACATCCTGCAGACCAGCGAAGAAGACTTCTCCCGTGTCATGGCAGTCAACGTGGCGGGCTACTTCCACATGGCCAAGGCGGCGCTGCCCGAACTCGTGAAGACCCGCGGCTCGATCGTGATGACGTCGTCAGTCTCGGGCCTCGGTGGCGACTGGGAACTGTTCGCCTACAACACGTCGAAGGGCGCCGTCAGCAATATGGTGCGCGCGATGGCGATGGATGCGGCAAAGGATGGCGTGCGGGTGAACGCGGTCAACCCGAGCTTCACGAAAACAGGCATGACCGAGGACATGGTGAACGATCCCGAACTGGTCGCCGAGTTCCGGAAGCGCATGCCGCTCGGCGCGCCCGAGGATCCGGACGGTGTCGCGGCAGCGATCGCATTTTTGGCGAGCGACGATGCACGCCTCATTACAGGCGTCAACCTGCCGGTCGATGCGGGCCTGATGGCATCCAATGGGCAGCCGCACCAGTGA
- a CDS encoding glutathione S-transferase family protein, producing the protein MTSKLNVFTSPSAFPNPQRLRLFMHEKGIADQFQETIYDMTPVGEQRGWRHLKMNPWGETPTLELADGSYISETAAVVRYLDQSYPGRKIMGDMPLEQGLDNMWDNRIWVHILYRIVTAFHVLHTGLGFKLELTKNEAWGEHCRKEALAHAALVNKHLSDGRKWLLGGDEPTFADITLATAIAFSKFPVNATPLDERIEFLDAYWQRWQQRPSFQAAYADRSSGIPELDNKA; encoded by the coding sequence ATGACCAGCAAATTGAACGTTTTTACCTCGCCGTCGGCTTTCCCTAACCCGCAGCGCCTGCGCCTGTTCATGCATGAAAAGGGAATCGCTGATCAGTTCCAGGAAACCATTTACGACATGACACCAGTCGGTGAACAGCGTGGCTGGCGTCATCTGAAGATGAATCCCTGGGGTGAGACACCGACCCTCGAGCTCGCTGATGGCAGTTACATATCCGAAACGGCAGCAGTCGTCCGTTACCTGGACCAGTCCTACCCCGGCCGCAAGATCATGGGGGACATGCCACTGGAACAGGGCCTGGACAATATGTGGGATAACCGCATCTGGGTTCACATCCTGTATCGCATCGTGACGGCCTTCCATGTCCTGCATACCGGTCTCGGCTTCAAACTCGAACTGACGAAGAACGAAGCTTGGGGCGAACACTGCCGCAAAGAAGCGCTGGCCCATGCCGCCCTGGTCAACAAACATCTTTCGGATGGACGGAAATGGTTGCTGGGGGGCGACGAGCCAACTTTTGCCGATATCACGCTGGCAACTGCCATCGCGTTCTCGAAATTCCCGGTGAACGCTACGCCACTGGACGAGCGTATTGAGTTCCTGGACGCCTACTGGCAGCGCTGGCAGCAACGTCCGAGCTTCCAGGCCGCGTATGCGGATCGCAGCAGTGGCATCCCTGAACTGGACAACAAGGCTTGA